A genome region from Blochmannia endosymbiont of Polyrhachis (Hedomyrma) turneri includes the following:
- the cysQ gene encoding 3'(2'),5'-bisphosphate nucleotidase CysQ: MIESIINICLQAGRKVMQVYDGEKVFHCNKKKDDTPVTSADLFANDIIIARLENLTPEIPILSEENCSLWVYHKEVDSFWVVDPLDGTKEFLSHNYEFTVNIALIEHGRPVMGVIYAPAFGILYAAVNGQAWKMNVNTQYCVKISAHHSYPPVIVISRFHNDLRQLQNYLMKFMHYRIITVGSSLKFCLLAEGVVQVYPRFSFMHIWDIAAGHAIAEAAGAIINDWSGAPLVYYGKVCSSFMYSGFCASVV; encoded by the coding sequence ATGATTGAGTCCATTATTAATATTTGTTTACAGGCTGGAAGAAAAGTAATGCAGGTATATGATGGAGAAAAAGTCTTTCATTGCAATAAGAAAAAGGATGATACTCCAGTTACTTCTGCTGATTTATTTGCTAATGATATAATTATTGCTCGTTTGGAGAATTTAACGCCTGAAATTCCAATTTTATCTGAGGAGAATTGTTCTTTGTGGGTATATCATAAAGAGGTAGATTCTTTTTGGGTTGTGGATCCTTTGGATGGCACTAAGGAGTTTTTATCTCATAATTATGAGTTTACAGTAAATATTGCATTAATAGAGCATGGAAGACCTGTCATGGGAGTGATATATGCACCAGCGTTTGGTATTTTATATGCAGCTGTCAATGGTCAGGCGTGGAAGATGAATGTTAATACACAATACTGTGTTAAAATTTCGGCTCATCATTCATATCCTCCTGTTATAGTTATTAGTCGTTTTCACAACGATTTGAGACAATTGCAAAATTATTTAATGAAATTTATGCATTATAGAATAATCACTGTTGGGTCTTCTTTGAAGTTTTGTTTATTAGCGGAAGGTGTTGTGCAAGTATATCCCAGATTTTCTTTTATGCATATTTGGGATATAGCTGCTGGTCATGCTATAGCTGAAGCTGCTGGTGCTATTATTAATGATTGGAGTGGTGCTCCTTTGGTGTATTACGGCAAGGTGTGTTCGTCTTTTATGTATTCTGGATTTTGTGCGTCTGTAGTTTAA
- the rpsF gene encoding 30S ribosomal protein S6, giving the protein MRHYEVIFMVHPDQNDNISNIINHYENIISVSKGKIHRLENWGRRQLAYPIKKLRKAYYVLMNIEVLPEFIDILEADFRFNEAVIRNMIIRVRCAVSEPSPIMRIQEQEESNDILNNMKYVARSHVKLQ; this is encoded by the coding sequence ATGCGTCATTATGAAGTTATTTTTATGGTACATCCTGATCAAAATGATAATATTTCTAATATAATTAATCATTATGAAAATATCATTAGTGTTTCTAAAGGTAAAATTCATCGTTTGGAAAATTGGGGTCGTCGACAGTTGGCATATCCAATTAAAAAATTACGGAAGGCTTATTATGTATTAATGAACATAGAAGTATTACCTGAATTTATTGATATTTTGGAAGCTGATTTTCGTTTTAATGAAGCTGTTATTCGTAATATGATTATACGTGTTAGGTGTGCAGTAAGTGAACCATCTCCTATTATGCGTATTCAGGAACAAGAGGAATCAAATGACATCTTGAATAATATGAAATATGTTGCTCGTTCGCATGTAAAATTACAGTAA
- a CDS encoding adenylosuccinate synthase translates to MSKSKSIVILGGQWGDEGKGKVVDLLVATKCIKYVVRYQGGDNAGHTFYINSKKIVSHIVPSGIFHNHIINIIANGVVLSPFSLVQEINVLRSEGVNVDGRILISESCPMILPYHVAMDRAREKFAGVHAIGTTGCGIGPAYEDKVARRALRIVDLFDKKQFANKLRKVVDYYNFQLLHYYDVDVIDCEIVLSKILSIADYLLSMAVDTSDLLYSARQRGDVIVFEGAQGALLDIDHGTYPYVTSSNTTLGAVFSGTGVILRDNDYILGVLKAYSTRVGAGPFPTELCDNIGARLCDYGNEFGSTTGRRRRVGWFDAVIVCRAVKVNFFSGLCLTKLDVLDGLEEVKVCVGYRLKNGKVIYCAPLDLNTWEAVEPVYEIFSGWLGARTFGVKKFSQLPEASRIYIRRIEEIINVPIDIISTGPSRYETIVIRHPLLLDC, encoded by the coding sequence ATGAGTAAGAGTAAGAGTATTGTTATATTAGGTGGTCAATGGGGTGATGAAGGCAAGGGTAAGGTTGTAGATTTGCTTGTTGCTACTAAGTGTATTAAATATGTTGTACGTTATCAAGGGGGGGATAATGCCGGTCATACTTTTTATATAAATTCTAAAAAGATTGTTTCTCATATAGTACCTTCTGGTATTTTTCATAATCATATCATTAATATCATTGCTAATGGTGTAGTTTTGTCGCCTTTTAGTTTAGTTCAAGAAATTAATGTATTAAGGTCAGAGGGTGTGAATGTTGATGGACGTATTTTGATTTCTGAATCTTGTCCTATGATTTTACCGTATCATGTAGCTATGGATCGTGCACGTGAGAAATTTGCGGGTGTTCATGCTATTGGTACTACTGGATGTGGTATTGGTCCTGCATATGAAGATAAGGTAGCTCGTCGTGCATTACGTATTGTTGATTTATTTGATAAAAAACAGTTTGCGAATAAATTAAGAAAGGTAGTAGATTATTACAATTTTCAATTATTACATTATTACGATGTAGATGTTATTGATTGTGAAATTGTTTTATCGAAAATTTTGTCGATTGCTGATTATTTGTTAAGTATGGCTGTGGATACGTCAGATTTATTGTATAGTGCTCGTCAGCGGGGTGATGTAATTGTATTTGAAGGTGCCCAAGGTGCTTTATTAGATATTGATCATGGTACGTATCCTTATGTTACTTCTTCAAATACTACTTTGGGTGCTGTTTTTTCAGGTACCGGAGTTATTTTACGTGATAATGATTATATTTTAGGTGTGTTAAAAGCTTATTCTACTCGTGTGGGTGCGGGGCCTTTTCCAACTGAACTATGTGATAATATAGGTGCTCGTTTATGTGATTATGGTAATGAATTTGGTTCTACTACTGGTCGTCGCAGAAGAGTTGGTTGGTTTGATGCAGTTATTGTTTGTCGTGCGGTAAAAGTTAATTTTTTTTCTGGTTTATGTTTAACTAAATTGGATGTACTAGATGGGTTGGAAGAAGTAAAGGTATGTGTTGGTTATCGTTTGAAGAATGGGAAAGTAATATATTGTGCTCCATTGGATTTAAATACATGGGAAGCTGTTGAGCCGGTGTATGAAATATTTTCTGGGTGGCTTGGAGCAAGAACATTTGGTGTTAAAAAATTTAGTCAGCTTCCAGAAGCATCTCGTATTTATATTCGGCGTATAGAGGAAATTATTAATGTTCCTATAGATATTATTTCTACCGGTCCCAGTCGTTATGAGACAATTGTTATACGGCATCCATTGTTGTTAGATTGTTAA
- the miaA gene encoding tRNA (adenosine(37)-N6)-dimethylallyltransferase MiaA produces the protein MLTKTSIKYQPAIICLMGTTASGKTELAITLSKNFSVDIVSVDSALVYREMNIGTAKPTVEELIIAPHQLIDICDPCEFYSVSDFCHDAYCAIKRITCVNRIPLLVGGSMLYFKALLEGLSFLPPKNDIVRKNIMCDAKLLGWMTLYNKLKEIDPIAASKIHYNDHKRLLRALEVFYVSKKTLTELTMVSTQNLLVDYSIYLFAIPPVDRMILHKRIENRFYYMLEIGFEEEVRKLFSRVDLHRDSPSISCIGYRQMWLYLSDQINYHEMIFRCICATRQLARHQITWLRKWSNIYWLDSKSNIYGWVDEINRVVNLDRVVI, from the coding sequence ATGCTTACGAAAACAAGTATTAAATATCAGCCAGCAATTATTTGTTTAATGGGTACAACTGCTTCTGGTAAGACTGAATTAGCGATTACTTTAAGTAAGAATTTTTCTGTAGATATTGTTAGCGTGGATTCTGCGTTAGTTTATCGAGAAATGAATATTGGTACTGCTAAGCCTACTGTGGAAGAATTAATTATAGCACCTCATCAATTGATAGATATTTGTGATCCTTGTGAGTTTTATTCTGTTTCGGATTTCTGTCATGATGCTTATTGCGCTATTAAAAGAATTACTTGTGTTAATCGTATACCATTATTAGTAGGTGGAAGTATGTTATATTTTAAAGCATTATTAGAGGGTTTATCGTTTTTACCACCTAAAAATGATATAGTACGAAAAAATATTATGTGTGATGCAAAATTATTAGGGTGGATGACTTTATATAATAAATTGAAAGAGATTGATCCTATTGCGGCAAGTAAAATTCATTATAATGATCATAAAAGGTTATTAAGGGCGTTAGAGGTTTTTTATGTTTCAAAGAAAACTTTGACTGAGTTAACTATGGTGTCAACTCAAAATTTGTTAGTGGATTATTCAATTTATTTATTTGCCATTCCGCCGGTGGATCGTATGATATTACATAAGCGTATTGAGAATAGATTTTATTATATGTTAGAAATTGGTTTTGAAGAGGAAGTTAGAAAACTTTTTTCTCGAGTTGATTTACATCGAGATTCTCCATCGATTTCTTGTATAGGGTATCGTCAGATGTGGTTATATCTGTCTGATCAAATAAACTATCATGAAATGATTTTTAGATGTATTTGTGCTACTCGTCAACTTGCTCGCCATCAAATAACTTGGTTGCGTAAATGGTCTAATATTTATTGGTTGGATAGTAAAAGTAATATATATGGTTGGGTGGACGAAATTAATCGTGTTGTGAATTTAGATCGTGTGGTTATTTAA
- the rlmB gene encoding 23S rRNA (guanosine(2251)-2'-O)-methyltransferase RlmB yields MSELIYGIHAVQILLNSNPDRFLYIYISKGSLNKRLRLLCQQSKQFNIPVQYCDRVFLNKKVKCAAHQGVVAEINTRCSFQEKDMLCLLQARNRKDLLLLILDSVTDPRNMGACLRCAVAFGVDLVIVPRHRSVGLTAVVRKVSAGLADSVPFVRVVNLARTLILLQKYNVWIVGTVLASKKSIFQANLAVRLGLVMGSEGIGIRCSTKKYCDELVNIPMVSELTSLNVSVATGICLFEILRQRAYM; encoded by the coding sequence ATGAGTGAATTAATTTATGGTATTCATGCTGTACAGATATTATTGAATAGCAATCCAGATCGTTTTTTGTATATTTATATTTCAAAAGGTTCTTTGAATAAACGTTTGCGTTTATTGTGTCAGCAGTCAAAACAATTTAATATTCCAGTACAATATTGTGATCGTGTTTTTTTAAATAAGAAAGTTAAGTGTGCTGCGCATCAAGGGGTGGTTGCTGAAATTAATACAAGGTGTTCTTTTCAAGAAAAAGATATGTTGTGCTTATTACAAGCACGTAACAGGAAAGATTTGTTATTGCTTATATTAGATAGTGTGACTGATCCAAGAAATATGGGAGCGTGTTTACGTTGCGCGGTTGCTTTTGGAGTAGATTTGGTGATTGTTCCTCGTCATCGTTCAGTGGGGTTAACTGCTGTTGTTCGTAAAGTATCAGCTGGGTTAGCAGATAGTGTTCCATTTGTTCGTGTTGTTAATTTAGCACGTACTTTAATATTATTACAAAAATATAATGTATGGATTGTGGGTACTGTGCTTGCATCAAAAAAAAGTATTTTTCAAGCTAATTTAGCTGTTCGTTTAGGGTTGGTGATGGGTTCTGAGGGAATAGGAATAAGATGTTCAACTAAAAAATATTGTGATGAGTTAGTTAATATACCAATGGTTTCTGAATTGACTTCTTTAAATGTTTCTGTTGCTACAGGAATTTGTTTATTTGAAATATTAAGACAACGTGCTTATATGTAG
- the rpsR gene encoding 30S ribosomal protein S18 — protein sequence MARYLRYRKFCRFTVDKVVNIDYKDLNVLKGSIIESGKIIPSRITGTRTRYQRQLAVAIKRARYLSLLPYTDHH from the coding sequence ATGGCACGTTATTTACGTTATCGGAAATTTTGTCGTTTTACAGTAGATAAAGTTGTTAATATTGATTATAAAGATCTTAATGTATTGAAAGGCTCTATTATAGAGAGTGGTAAAATCATTCCTAGTCGAATTACTGGTACTAGAACAAGATATCAGCGCCAACTTGCAGTAGCTATTAAGCGAGCACGTTATCTTTCTTTATTACCATATACTGATCATCATTAG
- the hflC gene encoding protease modulator HflC, translated as MRNYSIIGVVSLFLILCLNSLFIVQEGQRGIVLRFGKVLRNINNQALVYDPGLHVKVPFIESVKILDARIQTMENQADRFVTMEKKDLIIDSYIKWRISDFSRYYLATGGGDISQAEVLIKRKFSDRLRSELGKLNVQGIVTDSRNRLMSDVREALNYGNSGEDSESYTTTMIDRTLASATARVDELNGSSVYSSSLSINPNSMAALGIKIVDVRIKQINLPTEVSDAIYQRMRAEREAVARRHRSQGQEEAEKLRAAADYEVTKILSEAKRESLIIRGEADAETAKLYASVFSVDPNFYAFLRTLRAYENSFMGANNDVLVLNSESEFFRFMKAPDDFFSK; from the coding sequence ATGCGTAATTATTCGATTATTGGTGTGGTTTCTTTATTTTTAATATTATGTTTGAATTCCTTATTTATTGTGCAGGAAGGCCAGCGAGGTATTGTTTTACGTTTTGGGAAGGTTTTGCGTAATATTAATAATCAAGCGTTAGTTTATGATCCAGGATTGCATGTAAAGGTTCCTTTTATTGAGTCGGTAAAAATTTTAGATGCTCGAATTCAAACTATGGAAAATCAAGCAGATCGATTTGTTACTATGGAAAAGAAAGATTTAATTATTGATTCTTATATTAAGTGGCGAATTAGTGATTTTAGTAGATATTATTTAGCTACTGGTGGTGGTGATATTTCACAAGCGGAAGTATTAATTAAGAGAAAATTTTCAGATAGATTACGTTCAGAGTTAGGAAAATTAAATGTTCAAGGTATTGTTACAGATTCTCGAAACCGATTAATGAGTGATGTTCGTGAAGCGCTTAATTATGGAAATTCCGGTGAAGATTCAGAATCATATACTACTACTATGATAGATCGTACACTTGCGTCTGCTACAGCCCGTGTAGATGAATTAAATGGTTCTTCTGTATATTCATCTTCATTATCGATTAATCCTAATAGTATGGCAGCATTAGGAATTAAAATCGTTGATGTTCGGATCAAACAGATTAATTTGCCCACTGAAGTATCTGATGCAATTTATCAAAGAATGCGTGCTGAACGTGAAGCAGTGGCTCGCCGTCATCGGTCACAAGGGCAAGAAGAGGCTGAAAAATTGCGTGCTGCTGCGGATTATGAGGTGACGAAAATTTTGTCAGAAGCAAAACGAGAATCATTGATAATTCGTGGAGAAGCAGATGCTGAAACTGCTAAATTATATGCGAGTGTGTTTAGTGTAGATCCAAATTTTTATGCATTTCTTCGTACTCTTCGTGCTTATGAGAATAGCTTTATGGGTGCTAATAATGATGTTTTAGTGTTAAATTCAGAGAGTGAGTTCTTTCGGTTTATGAAAGCTCCTGATGATTTTTTTTCTAAGTGA
- the rplI gene encoding 50S ribosomal protein L9: MKVILLDKVKNLGIAGTEVNVKSGYARNFLIPSAKAMLATEENVLFFKSHRIFSESNANKMRLEAECKISKIQNIGSVTITSKSSILGKLFGSIGTREIADAVTKSGVQISKNNVFLPDGKIRALGDYDVVIKFYRKISTILHIHVINQS; the protein is encoded by the coding sequence ATGAAGGTTATTTTATTAGATAAAGTTAAAAATCTTGGTATTGCTGGTACAGAGGTTAATGTTAAATCTGGATATGCGCGTAATTTTTTAATACCTAGTGCTAAGGCTATGTTGGCTACCGAAGAGAATGTTTTATTTTTTAAATCTCATCGTATTTTTTCAGAAAGTAATGCAAACAAGATGCGTTTGGAGGCTGAATGTAAAATTTCTAAAATTCAGAATATTGGATCTGTGACTATTACATCAAAATCTAGTATTTTAGGAAAGTTATTTGGTTCCATAGGCACGCGTGAAATTGCAGATGCTGTTACAAAGTCTGGAGTGCAGATTTCTAAAAATAATGTGTTTTTACCTGATGGAAAGATACGAGCTCTTGGTGATTATGATGTTGTTATTAAATTTTATCGTAAGATATCTACCATTTTACATATACATGTGATTAATCAGTCGTGA
- a CDS encoding N-acetylmuramoyl-L-alanine amidase, with translation MLRLKFSVILVVAYYLFIIHEVYASVVLNNFCIMNDCNKSIIVFSFQDIPSYKFYVLHNPERLVIDISNIIIPMHREKFPVNFSNENIIHRVRVNKTIDKNNVRFVFDLSYISCIDDVLLEDISGYYTVFLIITRNLSFLHDVSSLDLNFRKKSIENSNIKLSKLQKNKSSFCDYIGNKLSQQVLSCPMKIFPVPIVVAIDAGHGGHDPGAMGYSGLCEKDVTIAIAKKFKKLLDTDPVFNPVMIREGDYFISVLKRAELARNKGAKILLSIHADAVSNRVKSNSVRGASVWVLSDRRADIEISHWLENRNKLSQLCGAVSDILGESVSSDPYFNRVILDLQFSHAQKVGYDIALKMLRELENIGVLHKYVPEYSDFGILRSLDIPSVLIETGFITHAGEEKLLGSDFYQEKIACALYKGLRSYFGECVSYVSKKIESKRSYNYNIKSMSGKML, from the coding sequence ATGTTAAGATTGAAATTTAGTGTAATTTTGGTAGTAGCGTATTATTTGTTTATAATACATGAGGTATATGCTTCGGTAGTACTTAATAATTTTTGTATTATGAATGACTGTAATAAATCAATAATAGTATTCAGTTTTCAAGATATTCCTAGTTATAAGTTTTATGTTTTGCATAATCCAGAAAGATTGGTTATAGATATTTCGAATATTATTATTCCAATGCATCGTGAGAAATTTCCTGTGAATTTTTCTAATGAAAATATAATTCATCGTGTTCGTGTTAATAAAACAATAGATAAAAATAATGTACGTTTTGTATTTGATCTATCGTATATATCGTGTATAGATGATGTTTTGTTGGAAGATATTAGTGGGTATTATACAGTATTTTTAATAATTACTCGAAATTTATCATTTTTACATGATGTAAGTTCTTTAGATCTTAATTTTCGTAAAAAAAGTATTGAAAATTCGAATATTAAATTATCTAAATTGCAAAAGAATAAAAGTTCATTTTGTGATTATATAGGAAATAAGTTATCCCAACAAGTTTTGTCGTGCCCAATGAAAATATTTCCTGTGCCCATTGTAGTAGCTATTGATGCGGGGCATGGTGGTCATGATCCTGGGGCTATGGGGTATAGTGGTTTATGTGAAAAAGATGTTACGATAGCTATTGCCAAAAAGTTTAAAAAATTGTTGGATACTGATCCAGTCTTTAATCCTGTGATGATCCGTGAAGGGGATTATTTTATTTCTGTATTGAAACGTGCTGAGTTGGCTCGTAATAAGGGTGCTAAGATATTATTATCGATTCATGCTGATGCTGTTTCAAATCGCGTTAAAAGTAATAGTGTTCGAGGTGCTTCAGTGTGGGTATTATCTGATCGTCGTGCTGATATTGAAATAAGTCATTGGTTAGAAAATAGGAACAAATTATCACAATTATGTGGAGCAGTCAGTGATATATTGGGTGAATCTGTTAGTTCTGATCCCTATTTTAATCGTGTAATTTTGGATTTACAGTTTTCTCATGCTCAAAAAGTTGGGTATGACATTGCATTGAAGATGTTGCGTGAGTTGGAAAATATTGGTGTATTACATAAATATGTACCAGAATATTCTGATTTTGGAATTTTGCGTTCTTTAGATATTCCATCGGTTTTAATCGAGACTGGTTTTATTACTCATGCAGGGGAGGAAAAGTTACTTGGTAGTGATTTTTATCAAGAAAAAATAGCTTGTGCTTTATATAAAGGGTTACGTTCGTATTTTGGGGAGTGTGTTTCTTATGTTTCAAAGAAAATAGAATCTAAGAGATCTTATAATTATAATATTAAGAGTATGAGTGGAAAAATGTTATAA
- the hflK gene encoding FtsH protease activity modulator HflK — MWDDVYCYKYDFDTLKLIEHSSSSNCISHTKQNRYKLYFLDFIEKFLYKLDHAVKLFNNRGIGSNKMPGKKYYFVVSIFIIVCVLVWIGSGLYTIKEAERGVVLRFGKFHHVVQPGLNWRPVFFDIVIPVNVESVRELAASGMMLTSDENVVRVEMNVQYRITEPERYLFSVTNADYSLRQATDSALRGVIGKYTMDLILTEGRTVVRSDTRRVLESTIYPYNMGITLLDVNFQTARPPEEVKAAFDDAIAARENEQQYIREAEAYSNEVKPRANGQAQRILEEGRAYKARTVLEAQGEVQRFSKILPEYKLAPKITRERLYINTMERVLSQNQKFLISDKGNNNLLLIPANRIDRVNNHRKDVQYGNSDGNINGVLSVFSGDDNVVANDISRSSPSSINLDSSLMNHRKISEKNHDMVVARGNRGK; from the coding sequence ATGTGGGATGATGTTTATTGTTATAAATATGATTTTGATACGTTAAAATTGATTGAGCATTCTTCTAGTAGTAATTGCATTAGTCATACTAAACAAAACAGGTATAAGTTATATTTTTTGGATTTTATAGAAAAATTTTTATATAAATTAGATCATGCAGTAAAATTATTTAATAACAGGGGCATTGGATCTAATAAGATGCCTGGGAAAAAGTATTATTTTGTTGTGAGTATTTTTATTATTGTGTGTGTTTTAGTTTGGATTGGAAGTGGTTTGTATACTATTAAAGAGGCTGAAAGAGGAGTGGTGCTTCGTTTTGGAAAATTTCATCATGTAGTACAGCCTGGTCTTAATTGGCGTCCTGTGTTTTTTGATATTGTTATTCCTGTAAATGTAGAATCTGTACGTGAATTAGCAGCATCCGGTATGATGTTGACTTCTGATGAAAATGTTGTTCGGGTGGAGATGAATGTGCAATATCGAATTACTGAGCCAGAGCGTTATTTATTTAGTGTGACTAATGCTGATTATAGTCTTCGGCAAGCGACAGATAGTGCTTTGCGAGGAGTCATTGGAAAATATACTATGGACTTAATTTTGACTGAAGGTCGTACTGTAGTTCGTAGTGATACCCGTCGTGTTTTAGAAAGTACTATTTATCCATATAATATGGGTATTACTTTGTTGGATGTTAATTTTCAAACTGCTAGGCCTCCAGAAGAAGTAAAAGCAGCTTTTGATGATGCTATTGCTGCTCGTGAAAATGAACAACAGTATATTCGTGAGGCTGAAGCCTATTCTAATGAAGTTAAACCTCGTGCTAATGGTCAAGCGCAACGTATTTTAGAGGAAGGTCGTGCATATAAAGCCCGCACAGTATTAGAAGCACAAGGAGAAGTACAGCGTTTTTCTAAAATATTACCTGAATATAAGTTAGCACCTAAAATTACTCGTGAACGACTATATATAAATACAATGGAACGGGTTTTAAGTCAGAATCAAAAATTTTTAATTAGTGATAAAGGGAATAATAATTTATTATTAATACCTGCCAATCGTATTGATCGTGTTAATAATCATCGTAAAGATGTTCAGTATGGTAATAGTGATGGGAATATTAATGGTGTGTTGTCAGTTTTTAGTGGTGATGATAATGTAGTAGCTAATGATATTTCACGTTCTTCTCCATCTTCTATTAATCTTGATTCATCACTGATGAATCATCGAAAAATTAGTGAAAAGAATCATGATATGGTTGTAGCACGTGGCAATAGGGGGAAGTAA
- the tsaE gene encoding tRNA (adenosine(37)-N6)-threonylcarbamoyltransferase complex ATPase subunit type 1 TsaE, translated as MGQYEIFSNSELETIKLAKLLASISGVACNIYLRSDIGLGKTSFCRGFLRGLGYSGRVKSPSYSLVEAYVFSCLTVYHFDFYRLRNFEEVEYIGIRDYFNCCSLCLVEWPNLVENILPQEDISVLLEYHRSLFIRKITFRSYSFLGESILKKLCIYGSMHVC; from the coding sequence ATGGGACAATATGAGATATTTTCTAATTCTGAATTAGAGACGATTAAATTAGCGAAGTTGTTAGCTAGTATTTCAGGTGTAGCCTGTAATATTTATTTACGTAGTGATATTGGGTTGGGAAAGACCAGTTTTTGTAGAGGGTTTTTGAGAGGTTTAGGTTATTCCGGTCGAGTAAAAAGTCCAAGTTATAGTTTAGTGGAGGCTTATGTTTTTAGCTGTTTGACTGTGTATCATTTTGATTTTTATCGTTTGCGTAATTTTGAAGAAGTTGAGTATATCGGCATTCGGGATTATTTTAATTGTTGTTCTTTGTGTTTGGTAGAATGGCCAAATTTAGTAGAAAATATTTTACCACAGGAAGATATATCTGTGCTTCTGGAGTATCATCGCTCGTTGTTTATTCGTAAAATCACATTTCGATCTTATAGTTTTTTGGGAGAATCAATTTTAAAAAAGTTGTGTATTTATGGAAGTATGCACGTATGTTAA